The Streptomyces aurantiacus genome includes a region encoding these proteins:
- a CDS encoding helix-turn-helix domain-containing protein → MHSGDQGSSNLEMFGSLLRFFRERAGMTQEGLGGQVGYSKSQVAMVERGERPPKGKLVEIADEALSAQGALLAAGKHLRASRFPSWFEDYAGLEAKATAIYMYANHLIPGLLQTEVYGRATFDVHCPPLEDDEIEARLAARLDRQRVLDRKPAPVIGFVLEEHVLRRPLGGEQALKEQLGHILDVGKRRNIAIQVMPTNRQIHAGLDGPMILLETHAHKQITYVEGPSNGYFISEQPDLGNTFARYGILRAQALNPEESAKLIDEVAGEL, encoded by the coding sequence GTGCACTCCGGTGATCAGGGTTCGAGCAACCTGGAGATGTTCGGCTCGTTGCTGCGGTTCTTCCGCGAACGGGCCGGGATGACGCAGGAGGGGCTGGGCGGACAGGTCGGGTATTCCAAGTCCCAAGTGGCGATGGTGGAGAGGGGCGAGCGTCCACCCAAGGGGAAGCTCGTCGAGATCGCGGACGAGGCGCTGAGTGCACAAGGTGCACTTCTTGCGGCAGGCAAGCACCTGAGGGCCAGCCGCTTCCCCTCGTGGTTCGAGGACTACGCCGGGTTGGAGGCCAAGGCAACCGCCATCTACATGTACGCGAACCACCTGATCCCCGGCCTTCTCCAGACCGAGGTGTATGGACGGGCGACCTTCGACGTCCACTGCCCACCCTTGGAGGACGACGAGATCGAGGCCCGACTCGCTGCCCGCCTTGACCGGCAGCGGGTCTTGGACCGCAAACCCGCCCCGGTCATCGGCTTTGTGCTGGAGGAACACGTCCTAAGACGGCCCCTCGGAGGTGAGCAGGCTCTCAAGGAGCAGTTGGGCCACATCCTCGACGTGGGGAAACGGCGCAACATCGCAATCCAGGTGATGCCCACCAACCGGCAGATCCACGCGGGACTCGACGGCCCGATGATCCTGCTGGAGACGCATGCGCACAAACAGATCACTTACGTCGAGGGACCGAGCAACGGCTACTTCATCAGCGAACAGCCCGACCTGGGAAACACGTTCGCGCGATATGGCATTCTGCGGGCGCAGGCCCTCAACCCCGAGGAGTCGGCGAAGCTGATCGACGAAGTGGCGGGTGAACTATGA
- a CDS encoding DUF397 domain-containing protein produces MAEESRVADGDLPELIWRKSSVSDPGDCVEVALGRGRVRVRDSKRPAGPNLAFCEASWSGFLCDLLGRRPDRTTG; encoded by the coding sequence ATGGCGGAGGAGTCGAGGGTGGCCGATGGGGACCTTCCCGAGCTCATCTGGCGCAAAAGCAGCGTCTCTGATCCGGGTGACTGTGTCGAGGTCGCCTTAGGGAGGGGGAGGGTCCGAGTCCGCGACTCCAAGCGGCCGGCCGGACCCAACTTGGCTTTCTGCGAAGCGAGTTGGAGTGGCTTCCTGTGCGATCTCCTCGGGAGGCGTCCGGACCGGACGACGGGATAA
- a CDS encoding SGNH/GDSL hydrolase family protein: MLRFMPVGDSMTIGSAGEHTWRYRLWQHLCGTYGRPFEIVGPRETLYDKATAAADSYEYADPGFPRGHLAGWGEGWQHLAPLIGDAVRTTRADVLLVSLGLIDLGFYTNAEQTTENARTFVARARTANPRVSMVLLPVIPNVRAETDAPFAAEVARFNELLAKTVADLDEPASPLLLASVPESYDISLDTYDGTHPNASGEHKLAAAFTDAMHQAWGVGEPYRAETT; the protein is encoded by the coding sequence ATGCTCAGGTTCATGCCGGTCGGCGACTCCATGACCATCGGAAGCGCCGGCGAACACACATGGCGTTACCGGCTGTGGCAGCACCTGTGCGGGACGTACGGGAGGCCGTTCGAGATCGTCGGCCCCCGGGAGACGCTCTACGACAAGGCCACGGCCGCCGCCGACTCGTACGAGTACGCCGACCCCGGCTTCCCCCGCGGCCACCTCGCCGGCTGGGGCGAGGGCTGGCAGCACCTGGCCCCGCTGATCGGCGACGCGGTCCGCACGACCCGCGCCGACGTGCTCCTCGTGTCGCTGGGCCTGATCGACCTGGGCTTCTACACGAACGCGGAACAGACGACGGAGAACGCCCGCACGTTCGTGGCGCGGGCCCGCACGGCGAATCCCCGCGTGTCGATGGTGCTCCTGCCGGTGATCCCGAACGTCCGCGCCGAGACCGACGCGCCCTTCGCCGCCGAGGTCGCCCGTTTCAACGAGCTCCTCGCGAAGACGGTGGCGGACCTGGACGAGCCCGCGTCCCCTCTCCTCCTGGCCTCGGTCCCGGAGTCGTACGACATCAGCCTGGACACGTACGACGGCACGCACCCCAATGCCTCCGGCGAACACAAACTGGCGGCGGCCTTCACCGACGCGATGCATCAGGCGTGGGGCGTGGGCGAGCCGTACCGGGCCGAAACCACCTGA
- a CDS encoding MarR family transcriptional regulator, with amino-acid sequence MTTQSPAQPTPYPQARLAAQPIGYWTGAAYREVVGRIRTELATESLTQPHWWVLNHVAAAPAHWTRTELTAKLTRYDDQGIDFGDVFDDLASRDWLTETASGTLTLTEAGEAGRLRARERNLRAHEQMHAGITEEEYVATLDVLRRVITNLGGDSDLPE; translated from the coding sequence ATGACCACACAGAGCCCCGCCCAGCCCACCCCGTACCCGCAGGCCCGCCTCGCCGCTCAGCCCATCGGCTACTGGACCGGCGCCGCCTACCGCGAGGTGGTCGGCCGCATCCGTACGGAGTTGGCGACCGAGTCGCTGACCCAGCCCCACTGGTGGGTCCTCAACCACGTCGCGGCCGCCCCGGCCCACTGGACCCGGACCGAACTCACCGCCAAGCTCACCCGCTACGACGACCAGGGCATCGACTTCGGTGACGTCTTCGACGACCTGGCGAGCCGCGACTGGCTGACCGAGACGGCCTCCGGCACCCTCACCCTCACGGAGGCGGGAGAAGCAGGCCGACTCCGAGCCAGGGAACGCAACCTCCGGGCCCACGAACAGATGCACGCCGGAATCACCGAGGAGGAGTACGTGGCCACGCTCGACGTCCTGCGCCGGGTGATCACGAACCTGGGCGGGGACAGCGACCTGCCGGAATAG
- a CDS encoding DUF397 domain-containing protein produces the protein MSADLKWFKSSYSSGQGGECVEIAIADPPLTAATSIHIRDSKTPTAPTLKVTADTWSAFLNLTAGA, from the coding sequence ATGAGCGCAGACCTGAAGTGGTTCAAGAGCAGCTACAGCAGCGGTCAGGGCGGCGAATGCGTCGAGATAGCGATCGCCGACCCCCCCCTCACCGCCGCCACCTCCATCCACATCCGCGACTCCAAAACCCCCACCGCTCCCACCCTCAAGGTCACAGCGGACACCTGGTCCGCCTTTCTCAACCTCACCGCTGGAGCATGA
- a CDS encoding ATP-binding cassette domain-containing protein has translation MSGYAVRAEGLEKRYGEKRALDGFDLTVREGTVHGLLGPNGAGKTTAVRILSTLVKLDGGSAWVAGLDVAARPREVRARIGLTGQYAAVDEVLTGRQNLEMFGRLFHLGGRRARLRATELLEQFDLTDAAGKGVGKYSGGMRRRLDLAASMILTPSVLFLDEPTTGLDPRGRGEVWDAVRALVTGGTTVLLTTQYLEEADKLASHITVIDQGRAIADDTPDGLKSAVGGDRIEVVVAERADVARAVKVVARVSDGEPDSDETELRVHAPVTDRVAALTEVARTLQDEGVRVEDIGLRRPSLDDVFLHLTGHRTDVPGQDAQGPESGKGAKGTGSHEGAEQAKEVAV, from the coding sequence GTGAGTGGATACGCGGTGCGGGCCGAGGGGCTCGAGAAGAGGTACGGCGAGAAGCGCGCCCTCGACGGTTTCGACCTGACCGTGCGGGAGGGCACGGTGCACGGCCTGCTCGGTCCGAACGGCGCGGGCAAGACCACCGCCGTTCGCATCCTCTCCACCCTGGTCAAGCTGGACGGGGGAAGCGCGTGGGTGGCCGGCCTGGACGTGGCCGCGCGGCCACGGGAGGTACGGGCGCGGATCGGTCTCACCGGTCAGTACGCGGCGGTGGACGAGGTGCTCACCGGCCGGCAGAACCTGGAGATGTTCGGGCGGCTCTTCCACCTGGGCGGGCGCCGCGCGCGGCTGCGGGCGACGGAGCTGCTGGAGCAGTTCGACCTGACCGACGCCGCCGGTAAGGGCGTCGGCAAGTACAGCGGCGGCATGCGGCGGCGCCTCGACCTCGCCGCGTCGATGATCCTCACCCCGAGCGTGCTGTTCCTGGACGAGCCCACGACAGGGCTCGACCCGCGCGGCCGGGGCGAGGTGTGGGACGCCGTACGGGCGTTGGTGACCGGCGGCACCACCGTGCTGCTGACCACGCAGTACCTGGAGGAGGCCGACAAGCTCGCCTCGCACATCACGGTCATCGACCAGGGGCGGGCCATCGCCGACGACACCCCGGACGGGCTGAAGAGCGCGGTGGGTGGCGACCGGATCGAGGTCGTCGTCGCCGAGCGCGCCGACGTCGCGCGGGCGGTGAAGGTCGTCGCCCGGGTCTCGGACGGCGAACCGGATTCGGACGAGACCGAGCTGCGGGTGCACGCGCCCGTGACCGACCGGGTCGCGGCGCTCACCGAGGTGGCGCGGACGCTTCAGGACGAGGGGGTGCGCGTGGAGGACATCGGGCTGCGCAGGCCCAGCCTCGACGACGTGTTCCTGCACCTGACCGGCCACCGCACGGACGTGCCCGGACAGGACGCGCAGGGTCCGGAAAGCGGCAAGGGCGCCAAGGGTACGGGGAGTCACGAGGGCGCCGAGCAGGCCAAGGAGGTCGCGGTATGA
- a CDS encoding cellulase family glycosylhydrolase, which yields MFRSLRRALGAAAAALLLPLAGVQAAQAETAGTAVTAEAAVPGAGYWHTNGRQILDAAGQSVRIAGINWFGFETANHAVHGLWARDYKSMIDQMKSLGYNTIRLPYSDDILKSGSVPNSIDFSGGKNADLQGLSPLQIMDRIVSYAGQDGLKVVLDRHRPDAGGQSALWYTSAVPESTWITNLKALATRYKGDPTVIGIDLHNEPHDPACWGCGDTARDWRLAAQRAGNAVLSVNPELLVFVEGVQTFDGVSGWWGGNLMGVARYPVQLDVPNRVVYSAHDYATSVAQQSWFSDPSFPDNMPGIWDKYWGYIFKQNIAPVWVGEFGTTLQSTVDQKWLAALVKYLRPTSTNGADSFSWTFWSWNPNSGDTGGILKDDWQTVDTVKDGYLASVKAPGFPPGGSDPGDPGDPGGGTAACTAAYTVGSDWGGGFNAEVKVTNSGTTALKSWKVTWTWPGAQKVTNMWNASYTQSGATVTAVNAGHNGAVAAGGSATFGFGGAPGGGGVPSVSCTAT from the coding sequence ATGTTCCGCAGCTTGCGAAGAGCGCTGGGTGCTGCCGCCGCGGCGCTCCTGTTACCGCTTGCCGGTGTCCAGGCCGCACAGGCGGAGACGGCGGGCACGGCAGTCACCGCTGAGGCCGCCGTCCCCGGAGCCGGGTACTGGCACACCAACGGCCGTCAGATCCTGGATGCCGCGGGTCAGTCCGTACGGATCGCCGGCATCAACTGGTTCGGGTTCGAGACCGCCAACCACGCCGTCCACGGACTCTGGGCGCGCGACTACAAGAGCATGATCGACCAGATGAAGTCGCTCGGGTACAACACCATCCGGCTGCCGTACAGCGACGACATCCTCAAAAGCGGCTCCGTGCCCAACAGCATCGACTTCTCCGGCGGCAAGAACGCCGACCTCCAGGGCCTCTCACCCCTCCAGATCATGGACAGGATCGTGTCGTACGCCGGTCAGGACGGCCTGAAGGTCGTACTGGACCGGCACCGGCCGGACGCGGGCGGCCAGTCCGCGCTCTGGTACACGTCCGCGGTTCCCGAGTCGACGTGGATCACCAACCTCAAGGCGCTCGCCACCCGTTACAAGGGTGATCCGACGGTGATCGGCATCGACCTGCACAACGAACCGCACGATCCGGCCTGTTGGGGCTGCGGCGACACGGCGAGGGACTGGCGTCTCGCAGCCCAGCGCGCCGGGAACGCGGTCCTGTCCGTCAACCCGGAACTGCTGGTCTTCGTCGAGGGTGTGCAGACGTTCGACGGAGTGTCCGGCTGGTGGGGCGGCAACCTGATGGGGGTCGCGCGGTACCCGGTGCAACTGGACGTGCCCAACCGGGTGGTGTACTCGGCCCACGACTACGCCACGAGCGTGGCCCAGCAGAGCTGGTTCAGCGATCCGTCGTTCCCCGACAACATGCCCGGCATCTGGGACAAGTACTGGGGCTACATCTTCAAGCAGAACATCGCGCCGGTGTGGGTGGGCGAGTTCGGCACGACGCTCCAGTCGACCGTCGACCAGAAGTGGCTCGCGGCGCTGGTGAAGTACCTCCGCCCCACGAGTACGAACGGCGCCGACAGCTTCTCCTGGACCTTCTGGTCCTGGAACCCCAACTCCGGTGACACGGGCGGGATCCTGAAGGACGACTGGCAGACCGTGGACACGGTGAAGGACGGGTACCTCGCGAGCGTCAAGGCGCCCGGATTCCCGCCCGGGGGAAGCGACCCCGGCGATCCCGGGGACCCCGGTGGGGGCACGGCCGCCTGCACCGCCGCTTACACCGTCGGCAGCGACTGGGGCGGTGGGTTCAACGCCGAGGTGAAGGTGACCAACTCCGGTACGACCGCGCTCAAGTCCTGGAAGGTGACGTGGACCTGGCCCGGCGCACAGAAGGTCACGAACATGTGGAACGCGTCGTACACACAGAGCGGGGCGACCGTGACGGCCGTGAACGCCGGTCACAACGGGGCCGTCGCGGCGGGCGGTTCGGCGACGTTCGGGTTCGGGGGAGCGCCGGGGGGTGGGGGTGTGCCTTCGGTGAGCTGCACGGCTACGTGA
- a CDS encoding Uma2 family endonuclease, whose amino-acid sequence MTVLDDRIEMADESKGLTLDVLFEHLERMPVPEGYKVEIVEGAIFMSPQRDTHWEIIADLFEQLRTKYPRKRVKSDVRVDYPGQLNGFASDVTLVAEDATKADNGYWRCQDVQFVAEVISRGTAPNDYGPKKTAYALAEVPVYLIADPYQGKCHLFTQPKDGEYISELSVTFGADVDMTNTPLGLKLRTDEFPRD is encoded by the coding sequence ATGACCGTCCTTGACGACAGGATCGAGATGGCCGACGAGAGCAAGGGGCTCACGCTCGACGTGCTGTTCGAGCACCTGGAGCGGATGCCCGTCCCCGAGGGATACAAGGTTGAGATCGTCGAGGGGGCCATCTTCATGTCGCCGCAGCGGGACACTCACTGGGAGATCATCGCGGATCTCTTCGAGCAACTCCGGACCAAGTACCCGCGGAAGCGCGTGAAGTCCGACGTCCGTGTCGACTACCCGGGTCAGCTCAACGGCTTTGCGAGTGATGTCACGTTGGTGGCCGAGGATGCCACCAAGGCGGACAACGGGTACTGGCGCTGCCAGGACGTCCAGTTCGTCGCCGAAGTGATCTCCAGGGGCACCGCCCCCAACGACTACGGCCCCAAGAAGACCGCGTACGCCCTCGCCGAGGTCCCCGTCTACCTCATCGCCGACCCGTACCAGGGCAAGTGCCACCTCTTCACCCAGCCCAAGGACGGGGAGTACATCAGCGAACTCTCCGTCACCTTCGGCGCGGACGTCGACATGACGAACACGCCCCTCGGCCTCAAGCTCAGGACGGACGAGTTCCCCCGGGACTGA
- a CDS encoding helix-turn-helix domain-containing protein — MATPKDPALERRKVRLALRTFRKKAGLNQPYVAEALSWSPSKVIRIEGGSVGVSVTDLRALLDLYGIDDAKIREDLEESTRGSRRPPWWSPYRDIVDPQFAIYLGLEGTADALYAYHPTFIPGLLQTEDYTRALLEKRNSPERLDAIVGLRGERQDRLLRGDEKPDLNFLVDEAALRRWIGGPAVMRAQLQHLKSAAEHPHVTLDVVPFSVGAHAVLRSGSIALTFTDDDDVLFTETASGGLTTRNDQSAVDDYLTDFQNSRARALHGDRMTAFVDEIITQYPNGLAEPSAGLPDSPS; from the coding sequence ATGGCCACCCCCAAGGACCCGGCACTGGAACGACGCAAGGTCCGCCTGGCCCTGCGCACGTTCCGGAAGAAGGCCGGCCTCAACCAGCCCTATGTCGCTGAAGCCCTGTCCTGGTCTCCGTCGAAGGTCATCCGTATCGAAGGCGGCTCGGTCGGAGTCTCGGTGACCGACCTGCGCGCCCTGTTGGATCTCTACGGCATCGACGACGCCAAGATCCGTGAGGACTTGGAGGAGTCCACCCGGGGCAGCCGCAGGCCCCCGTGGTGGAGCCCTTATCGGGACATCGTGGATCCGCAGTTCGCGATCTATCTAGGACTCGAAGGCACCGCGGACGCGCTGTACGCCTATCACCCGACTTTCATTCCGGGGCTGCTGCAGACAGAGGACTACACCCGCGCCCTGCTGGAGAAGCGCAACTCGCCCGAGCGCCTGGACGCCATCGTCGGCCTGCGCGGCGAGCGCCAGGACCGACTGCTGCGCGGGGACGAGAAGCCGGATCTGAACTTCCTGGTGGACGAGGCCGCGCTGCGCCGCTGGATCGGCGGACCAGCCGTGATGCGCGCCCAGCTGCAGCATCTGAAGTCCGCGGCGGAACACCCGCATGTCACCTTGGATGTCGTGCCGTTCAGCGTCGGCGCCCACGCGGTGCTGCGCAGTGGATCGATCGCACTGACCTTCACGGATGACGACGACGTGCTGTTCACGGAGACGGCGAGCGGAGGGTTGACCACCCGCAACGATCAGTCGGCCGTCGACGACTACCTGACTGATTTCCAGAACTCCCGCGCCCGCGCCCTCCACGGGGACCGGATGACCGCCTTCGTCGACGAGATCATCACGCAATACCCGAACGGCCTCGCCGAGCCCTCGGCAGGCCTGCCGGACAGTCCGTCCTAG
- a CDS encoding WD40 repeat domain-containing protein — MRRSLVLLAGALLAGVLAAPAVAADDDGAEGADGFTLKDPRITESSGLAASRAHPGVYWTHNDSDDGAFLYAVDSRTGETVATVTMTGVGRPRDVEAISVGANGHLYVGDIGDNLGGKWDHVWIYELPEPKQLKDQTVRATQYDVKYADGARDAEALMVHPKTGRAYIVSKNENGGGLYEGPAKLSASGTNIFKRTADIDLWVTDGAFSPDGKQLSVRGYFNGIAYKWNNGKPKRQGGLSVPLMGQGESMTYTRDGSALLYGSEGAGSSVEPGNFPGGGGDGKSPSGEGGSAGGADGDDGSGIGLKTGAIALAAALAVIYGLKRLFRRRG; from the coding sequence ATGCGTCGCTCGCTCGTGCTCCTTGCCGGGGCCCTTCTCGCCGGGGTGCTCGCCGCGCCCGCCGTTGCCGCCGATGACGACGGGGCGGAGGGCGCGGACGGGTTCACTCTCAAGGACCCCCGGATCACCGAGTCCAGCGGGCTCGCCGCCTCCCGGGCCCACCCGGGCGTCTACTGGACCCACAACGACAGCGACGACGGCGCCTTCCTCTACGCCGTCGACAGCAGGACCGGCGAGACCGTCGCGACCGTCACCATGACGGGCGTCGGCCGGCCCCGCGACGTGGAGGCCATCTCCGTCGGGGCGAACGGCCATCTCTACGTCGGCGACATCGGCGACAACCTCGGCGGCAAGTGGGACCACGTGTGGATCTACGAGCTGCCCGAACCGAAGCAGCTGAAGGACCAGACCGTCCGGGCCACGCAGTACGACGTGAAGTACGCGGACGGGGCACGGGACGCGGAGGCGCTGATGGTGCATCCGAAGACCGGCCGGGCCTACATCGTCTCGAAGAACGAGAACGGGGGCGGCCTGTACGAGGGGCCCGCCAAGCTCTCCGCCTCCGGCACCAACATCTTCAAGCGCACCGCCGACATCGACCTCTGGGTCACCGACGGGGCCTTCTCGCCCGACGGCAAGCAGCTCTCCGTACGCGGCTACTTCAACGGCATCGCGTACAAGTGGAACAACGGAAAGCCCAAGCGGCAGGGGGGACTGAGCGTGCCGCTCATGGGGCAGGGCGAGTCGATGACGTACACCCGGGACGGCTCCGCCCTGCTGTACGGGAGCGAGGGCGCCGGGAGTTCCGTGGAGCCGGGGAACTTCCCCGGCGGCGGCGGAGACGGCAAGTCACCGTCGGGCGAGGGCGGTTCGGCCGGCGGAGCCGATGGCGACGACGGGTCGGGCATCGGCCTCAAGACGGGCGCGATCGCTCTGGCGGCCGCGCTCGCCGTCATCTACGGACTCAAGCGGCTGTTCCGCCGTCGCGGGTGA
- a CDS encoding ABC transporter permease: protein MSGTLEVTAPSGRGRTYWVLADCWNIVRRGLTHYQRQPINIAWQLGFPILSVLLYGYVFGSAMQVPGGGDYRDFLMPGMFVMTMAFGFINTATLVVYDSTKGVIDRFRSMPMSPSAVVAGRGVTDLIVACAELTILMLTALAMGWRPDGGFAFLGAFGLLLWLRFALIWLGVWLGLLVPNPEAAGGLFAVAFPLTMISSIFVAPQLMPDWLGHVAAWNPISSTAAATRELFGTPVGSGDSWVEQHALLMAGVWPLVLTLIFVPLAVRRFQKLSR, encoded by the coding sequence ATGAGCGGGACGCTTGAGGTGACCGCCCCGAGCGGGCGCGGCCGTACGTACTGGGTGCTGGCCGACTGCTGGAACATCGTCCGGCGCGGACTCACCCACTACCAGCGCCAACCGATCAACATCGCCTGGCAGTTGGGCTTCCCGATCCTGTCCGTGCTGCTGTACGGATACGTCTTCGGCAGCGCCATGCAGGTGCCGGGCGGCGGCGACTACCGGGACTTCCTCATGCCCGGCATGTTCGTGATGACGATGGCCTTCGGGTTCATCAACACGGCGACGCTCGTGGTGTACGACTCCACGAAGGGGGTCATCGACCGGTTCCGCTCCATGCCGATGTCGCCGTCCGCCGTCGTCGCCGGACGCGGGGTCACCGATCTCATCGTCGCCTGCGCGGAGTTGACGATCCTGATGCTCACCGCGCTGGCCATGGGCTGGCGCCCCGACGGCGGCTTCGCCTTCCTGGGGGCGTTCGGGCTGCTGCTGTGGCTGCGGTTCGCGCTGATCTGGCTCGGTGTGTGGCTCGGCCTGCTCGTGCCCAACCCGGAGGCGGCGGGCGGTCTGTTCGCGGTCGCGTTCCCGCTGACGATGATCTCCAGCATCTTCGTCGCGCCGCAGCTGATGCCCGACTGGCTCGGCCACGTGGCGGCCTGGAACCCGATCTCGTCCACGGCGGCGGCCACGCGTGAGCTCTTCGGTACGCCGGTGGGCAGTGGCGACTCGTGGGTCGAGCAGCACGCCCTGCTGATGGCGGGGGTGTGGCCGCTGGTCCTCACGCTGATCTTCGTGCCGCTGGCGGTCCGCAGGTTCCAGAAGCTCAGCAGGTGA
- a CDS encoding TetR/AcrR family transcriptional regulator: protein MTSSSGGTDTSGSGDIVRTLHLLWDMGPRPSRGPKPGLTLDRIVEAAVGVADTEGLEAVSMRRVATELGTGTMSLYRYVPGKGELLDLMLDRVQRTEGDMSVFGDDWRSALEALGRESLALYRRHPWLLKVNQSRPVLGPSAIDGLEKVISCIRPMGLSDPELISVVIMIDSYVIGAARSQLYTQEAERRTGLTDAEFWAAQAPVLEKIMTSDRYPVMASLSEDSFSSDFDHFGFGLQRILDGLDTLVTHRRGAGGDGD from the coding sequence ATGACAAGCAGTTCGGGTGGCACGGACACCAGCGGCAGCGGCGACATCGTCCGCACCCTCCACCTGCTGTGGGACATGGGCCCACGGCCCAGCCGCGGCCCCAAGCCGGGGCTCACGCTCGACCGGATCGTGGAAGCGGCGGTCGGGGTCGCGGACACGGAGGGCCTCGAGGCAGTCTCGATGCGCCGGGTCGCGACGGAGCTCGGCACCGGCACGATGTCCCTGTACCGGTACGTGCCCGGCAAGGGCGAGCTGCTCGACCTGATGCTGGACCGCGTCCAGCGCACCGAGGGTGACATGTCCGTCTTCGGCGACGACTGGCGTTCGGCCCTGGAGGCGCTGGGCCGCGAGAGCCTCGCCCTCTACCGGCGCCACCCCTGGCTGCTGAAGGTCAACCAGTCCCGCCCGGTCCTCGGCCCCAGCGCCATCGACGGCCTGGAGAAGGTGATCTCCTGCATCAGGCCCATGGGTCTGAGCGACCCGGAGCTGATCTCGGTGGTCATCATGATCGACTCGTACGTCATCGGGGCCGCCCGTTCCCAGCTCTACACCCAGGAGGCGGAGCGCAGGACCGGCCTGACGGACGCGGAGTTCTGGGCCGCCCAGGCCCCGGTCCTGGAGAAGATCATGACGAGCGACCGCTACCCCGTGATGGCCTCACTCTCCGAGGACTCCTTCAGCTCGGACTTCGACCACTTCGGCTTCGGCCTCCAGCGCATCCTGGACGGCCTCGACACCCTCGTCACCCACCGCCGGGGCGCGGGCGGCGACGGCGACTGA
- a CDS encoding aldo/keto reductase: MKYTQLGRTGLKVSRLVLGTMNFGPQTDEADSHAIMDAALDAGINYFDTANVYGWGENKGRTEEIIGSWFAKGGERRDKVVLATKVYGNMADGDAWPNHDKLSALNIRRAVDASLKRLGTDYIDVYQFHHVDRRTPFEEIWQAIDVLVQQGKILYAGSSNFPGYKIAQANEIAARRGGTIGLVSEQCLYNLAERRAEMEVIPAAREYGLGVIPWSPLHGGLLGGVIKKEVEGGRRASGRAADSLANTSIRAQVQSYEDLLDKHGIEPGEAALAWLLTRPGVTGPIVGPRTAGQLESALRAVELELSEELLTGLDEIFPGPGPSPEAFAW, encoded by the coding sequence ATGAAGTACACGCAGCTGGGACGCACAGGACTCAAGGTCAGCCGACTCGTGCTCGGGACCATGAACTTCGGGCCGCAGACGGACGAGGCCGACAGCCACGCCATCATGGACGCGGCGCTGGACGCGGGCATCAACTACTTCGACACCGCCAACGTGTACGGCTGGGGCGAGAACAAGGGCCGTACCGAGGAGATCATCGGCAGCTGGTTCGCCAAGGGCGGTGAGCGGCGCGACAAGGTGGTCCTCGCCACCAAGGTGTACGGGAACATGGCCGACGGCGACGCCTGGCCCAACCACGACAAGCTCTCCGCGCTGAACATCCGGCGGGCGGTGGACGCCAGCCTGAAGCGGCTGGGGACCGACTACATCGACGTCTACCAGTTCCACCACGTCGACCGCCGCACTCCCTTCGAGGAGATCTGGCAGGCCATCGACGTACTCGTCCAGCAGGGAAAGATCCTGTACGCCGGGTCCTCCAACTTCCCCGGCTACAAGATCGCCCAGGCCAACGAGATCGCCGCCCGCCGGGGCGGCACGATCGGCCTCGTCAGCGAGCAGTGCCTCTACAACCTCGCCGAGCGACGCGCCGAGATGGAGGTGATTCCCGCCGCGCGGGAGTACGGGCTCGGGGTGATCCCCTGGTCGCCGCTGCACGGCGGGCTGCTCGGTGGCGTCATCAAGAAGGAGGTCGAGGGCGGGCGCAGGGCGAGCGGCCGGGCCGCCGACTCCCTCGCGAACACCTCGATCCGCGCCCAGGTCCAGTCGTACGAGGACCTGCTCGACAAGCACGGGATCGAGCCCGGTGAGGCCGCCCTGGCCTGGCTCCTCACCCGGCCCGGCGTGACCGGTCCGATCGTCGGTCCGCGCACCGCCGGTCAGCTGGAGTCGGCGCTGCGAGCCGTCGAACTCGAACTGAGCGAGGAGCTCCTGACCGGCCTGGACGAGATCTTCCCGGGCCCGGGCCCCTCCCCGGAGGCCTTCGCCTGGTAG